TGGAGGTCATACGCTCCTGGCCAGCTTGCTACGTCTCCCTTGACATAGACGTCTGCGACCCCGCACACGCTCCAGGAACAGGATGGATTGAACCTGGTGGAATTACCTCAAGAGATGTACTCTTTGCAGTACAACGCTTGCAACTCATTGAACAAGTAAAATGCATGGACATTGTAGAAGTTGATCCTGCAAAAGACGTGAATGGGATGACGGTGCAGTTAGCTGCGAAGATTGTTGTTGAAACTATTTCTTGAGAGCTAGGTTCATAAGCCATTTTAGTTCAGATATTTGTATAATTTTCATGAAGAGCACTATTGCCAGGTAAGTGAGGAATGCAAGAGGAATTGATGTGCTTAGCTTGAAAAAGATGTTCCACTGCTGTGTGTGGAAGAGTTGAAGAATGCAAAGGAAGAATGTGCCTGCGATAAATGTGAGCGTCCACGATTTCCAAGGGAATTCAAATTTTATTTTCTTAACTATTGCAAGATGGGTAAGGAAAAGCATGGCGATGAAACTAATTGTTGTTGCAAAAGCAGCACCTTCAATGCCGAAAGAGGGTATGAGAAAAAGGTTGAGAATTACATTGAGTGCAGCTGTGATTGATTCCACGAAGAGTATTTTCCGGGGTGAGTCGAATGCAATGAGTGCTTGCTTGTTTAATGTTGCTAGTAATGCGAAGGGTATGCTAAGAAGAAGTATTTGCATAGCAGGGGTTCCTGAAGTATATTGAGAGCCGAAAAATACTGCAATAAATGTCTTGGCATACGTTCCTAAAGCGAAAAGAAACGGGAGGCTGAACACCATAAGGAGCCTGTAGATGAATTCAAAACCTTTTCTGATCTCCTCACGTCTTCCGTGTTCCCACCTTTTGACTAGTGTCGGAAGAGCCATAACAGTAAGTGAGTTCGTGATGGTAAAAATTGCCATGACTGTTGGTAGAACGATATTATAGATTCCGACTTGTTCATAGGTGGAGAGTTTTGTAAGCATTAGGGTATCAAAATTGCTGATAATGTTTGAGCCAATTGTGGTAACAAGGAGAATCTTCCCAAGTCCAAGGAGTTTTTTAGCAGAATATTTATCTGGAACGGTCCAGGAGAATCCTCTGAATGCTTTGCGAAAGAACAATAGGAAGACAAAAACACCACAGAGTACATAGGCAAGAGAAGGGGCGATCAAAGATTTTGAAGGTATAAGTAAGATTAACAAGAAGAGAATCACTTCCTTGGAAATCACTGAAGCGGCGAAAGTTTTACTATCTTGCTTGATATTAAGTAGTTGATGCACGAGTTCAATTCCAAGGGATGTGATAAAAAACAGTGATAAACTTTTAAGAAGAATCTCGCTAACGGGTGTTTCAAAGTAGTATTTTGTGAGCAGAGGGGATAAAAAAATAACAAGTACCGCAAGAAGTACGCCAAAACTAAACTGGAGAAAAAAGGATGTACTAACAATGCGATTTGCATTCTTGATGTTTTTTTTTGCAATCTCTTGAGATGCGAATCGAATAGTTGCGGGGGGAAGGCCTGCACGTCTGAATAACATGAGAGTGGATATAAGCGTAAATACTGCATAGAAAAGACCGTACTCATTAATACTGAAACTTCTCGCAAGATATATGCGAATGGCATAGGAAAATGCAGCTGCAAACCCTGTTGCAAGGAAAATGAGGAGCGATCCTCTAAGTATGTCCCTTGAAGTAGTCATATGTTTGCACTTGCGGGCTTAATTTATAAATACGGAGTATTGTGGACAGTAAGTTTAAATAGTCCTAAGAACCGAGCGTTCATCAAAGGTGACCACACTATGGGACGAATCAAGACAAAATTGGTAAAAAGGGTAACTGAAGACATCTTTAGTAAGCACAGGGAGCACATTAAACCGTCCTTTGACGAAAACAAGGCTGTTGTGCAGACTTTGGCTAAATTTGAGAGTAAAAAGCTCAGAAACATTGTCGCAGGGTACCTCACAAAGCTCTATAAGACTAGAGAGGACTAGG
Above is a window of Candidatus Woesearchaeota archaeon DNA encoding:
- a CDS encoding 30S ribosomal protein S17e, with translation MFALAGLIYKYGVLWTVSLNSPKNRAFIKGDHTMGRIKTKLVKRVTEDIFSKHREHIKPSFDENKAVVQTLAKFESKKLRNIVAGYLTKLYKTRED
- a CDS encoding flippase — its product is MTTSRDILRGSLLIFLATGFAAAFSYAIRIYLARSFSINEYGLFYAVFTLISTLMLFRRAGLPPATIRFASQEIAKKNIKNANRIVSTSFFLQFSFGVLLAVLVIFLSPLLTKYYFETPVSEILLKSLSLFFITSLGIELVHQLLNIKQDSKTFAASVISKEVILFLLILLIPSKSLIAPSLAYVLCGVFVFLLFFRKAFRGFSWTVPDKYSAKKLLGLGKILLVTTIGSNIISNFDTLMLTKLSTYEQVGIYNIVLPTVMAIFTITNSLTVMALPTLVKRWEHGRREEIRKGFEFIYRLLMVFSLPFLFALGTYAKTFIAVFFGSQYTSGTPAMQILLLSIPFALLATLNKQALIAFDSPRKILFVESITAALNVILNLFLIPSFGIEGAAFATTISFIAMLFLTHLAIVKKIKFEFPWKSWTLTFIAGTFFLCILQLFHTQQWNIFFKLSTSIPLAFLTYLAIVLFMKIIQISELKWLMNLALKK